In a single window of the Nakaseomyces glabratus chromosome B, complete sequence genome:
- the NOP8 gene encoding Nop8p (CAGL0B01397g~Putative nucleolar protein required for ribosome biogenesis; gene is downregulated in azole-resistant strain), translating to MVEKRLFIGNLKHGVEECLADLEQRFKAFGEYVGSGQDVFERHNGFAFVTMRFEDAEALQRLKSRFHKVKFKGNQLIVDYARPAWSQERESQQREEQKQSRVLEKRQRKNDWEHYKKMEHINASWRDLKEVVPGRMRESPRSRQGLRNITFRLNVGGALKVYKCYKTKLWGYERDKDTRDLVHKFSNHRFWKDGSDHVVERLDYSRSRGALRWANMDEEWRPYLELRNRRRPATAAGLAGEALDSSGSTLATSTVDDLVDADESDIEQEKERTNNILAQMMDSFDFAKPMALDDEDAGKLLDAEQNRSSAKDNRNYKSETAPENADYYQEEETVAEEAAQADGDDSEEFIPTFGASTSNNDNDQDTRKVIEGTISNTDTLRTLFNPEVTGEASGTEAAGATFKLINDGDQDIDQSKNPELAVEDVQVQEEVPVAETHTKQRRNLFFPHFESPFLQGQTQLSKIQAGQQADLLQTWSDDFWANRGLWMKEMKQKKRDALRKLRKRKGGDHNVFLL from the coding sequence ATGGTAGAGAAGAGGCTGTTTATTGGGAATTTGAAGCACGGTGTCGAGGAGTGTCTTGCGGACTTGGAGCAACGGTTCAAAGCGTTTGGTGAGTATGTTGGTTCCGGCCAGGATGTGTTTGAGAGGCACAATGGGTTTGCGTTTGTGACCATGCGGTTCGAGGATGCAGAGGCGCTGCAGCGGTTGAAGAGCCGGTTCCACAAGGTTAAGTTCAAAGGGAACCAGCTGATTGTGGACTATGCCAGGCCTGCGTGGTCGCAGGAGCGGGAGTCCCAGCAACGTGAGGAGCAGAAGCAGTCACGGGTCCTGGAGAAACGCCAGCGTAAGAACGACTGGGAGCACTACAAGAAGATGGAGCACATCAACGCGAGTTGGAGAGACTTGAAAGAAGTCGTGCCGGGGCGGATGAGAGAGTCCCCCAGGAGCAGACAGGGACTGCGAAACATCACCTTCAGGCTGAACGTAGGCGGGGCTTTGAAAGTGTATAAGTGCTACAAGACTAAGCTGTGGGGCTACGAGCGGGACAAAGACACAAGAGACCTGGTACACAAATTCTCTAACCACAGGTTCTGGAAGGACGGCTCTGACCACGTTGTCGAAAGACTGGACTATAGCCGTAGTCGCGGGGCTCTAAGGTGGGCCAACATGGATGAAGAATGGAGACCATACCTCGAGCTGCGGAACAGAAGGCGGCCCGCAACTGCTGCTGGCTTGGCTGGTGAAGCACTTGACTCATCTGGATCTACGCTAGCTACCTCGACAGTAGATGATCTAGTGGACGCTGACGAGTCTGATATAGAGCAAGAGAAGGAACGTACGAACAATATATTAGCCCAGATGATGGACTCATTCGATTTTGCCAAACCCATGGCGTTAGACGACGAAGACGCTGGAAAGTTGCTTGATGCAGAGCAGAATCGTTCTTCTGCTAAAGATAATAGGAATTATAAGAGTGAAACCGCACCAGAAAATGCAGACTACTAtcaggaagaagaaacagtagcagaagaagcagcCCAGGCAGACGGGGATGACAGTGAAGAATTTATCCCTACTTTTGGCGCCAGTACTTCTAACAATGACAATGATCAAGACACACGGAAAGTGATTGAAGGAACTATAAGTAACACTGACACTCTAAGGACGCTGTTCAACCCTGAGGTCACCGGTGAGGCATCGGGAACAGAGGCTGCTGGTGCCACATTCAAACTGATTAACGATGGTGACCAAGATATTGACCAGAGCAAGAACCCTGAATTAGCAGTAGAGGATGTCCAAgtacaagaagaagttcCAGTAGCCGAAACCCATACTAAACAACGTCGTAACCTGTTCTTCCCTCATTTCGAGTCGCCTTTCTTGCAAGGTCAAACTCAATTGAGCAAGATACAGGCTGGTCAACAGGCGGATTTACTCCAGACGTGGAGTGACGATTTCTGGGCCAACCGTGGTCTATGGATGAAGGAGatgaaacagaagaagagagaCGCACTAAGGAAACTTCGCAAGAGGAAAGGAGGCGATCACaatgtttttcttttatag
- the PPM2 gene encoding tRNA methyltransferase PPM2 (CAGL0B01485g~Ortholog(s) have tRNA methyltransferase activity, role in tRNA methylation, wybutosine biosynthetic process and cytosol, mitochondrion, nucleus localization), with protein MSTQIKREKPIKKQFQKKKFADLAVQGTNNSSIASKRSVELTYLPKLGVGSNAEKLQPGKPYFRYFVPKKIKRSPCINRGYWLRLHAVRSHIESILDSCQENITIINLGCGYDPLPFEMLDPQNPQYSRYSNRLNFIDIDYPDLLNIKSGVIKETPELLSIIGGIDPTETNMIISERYKTIPCDLYDMPAFEALLKSENLGHPNTIKIFIAEVSLAYMKHEKADDIIASCSKFPNSHFIMLEQIIPVGEYEPFSGRMLKHFSKNESPLQTVTKYQTIESQIERFRRYNFTNVNAGDMFQLWNSLSSNVHSKIENIEPFDELEEFHLFCHHYMICHATNNEQFKFNESIKFREPEVLPSLPISGLRIDSIDKIGFSKRFGSSVISKDSIIYTGGASPYRSDEADVINLEECTIETLSNMKLPDARVCHSYDSLMDGKLDILIGGRKAPHQPFNDVFIFEKQTASWEKVATLDYPIYRHATSSLSNDKLLLFGGNFCLKEPFLTITVKSETQIVVRSINCPDSIKSSIGAAMCYNEASNDVIILGGSSNGTEVSDKLIIMSYDDKSETLTVKKEVTNDLFKRYGSKIIHLTDDEYLVVGGTSPDRLFDASNSIITYNSRSDEIKSVRIPDHIWQGDELMLVGFELQKLNGKIIIFGGGATCYGFGSVNNSIYSIEK; from the coding sequence ATGTCCACTCAAATCAAGAGAGAGAAACCGATTAAGAAGCAGttccagaagaagaaattcgCAGACTTAGCAGTTCAGGGCACCAATAACTCATCGATCGCGTCGAAGAGGTCTGTGGAATTAACCTATCTACCCAAACTAGGCGTGGGAAGTAATGCTGAGAAACTACAACCAGGTAAGCCATACTTCAGGTACTTTGTGCCCAAAAAGATCAAGAGGTCGCCTTGTATCAATAGAGGCTACTGGTTAAGACTTCATGCAGTCAGATCACATATAGAATCTATTCTCGATTCTTGTCAGGAAAACATCACAATCATCAATCTGGGTTGTGGGTACGATCCACTTCCATTTGAGATGCTGGATCCACAAAACCCACAATACTCTCGTTACTCAAACAGACTGAATTTCATTGACATTGACTATCCAGATCTGCTTAATATAAAATCTGGTGTTATCAAAGAAACACCAGAATTACTGTCCATTATTGGTGGTATCGATCCAACTGAAACTAATATGATCATCTCTGAGCGATACAAAACAATACCGTGTGATTTATATGATATGCCTGCTTTTGAAGCGCTATTGAAGAGCGAAAATCTTGGACATCCAAACACCATCAAGATATTTATTGCAGAAGTCTCGTTAGCTTATATGAAACACGAGAAAGCAGACGATATTATTGCAAGCTGTTCAAAATTCCCAAATAGCCACTTTATTATGCTTGAGCAAATTATTCCGGTTGGTGAGTATGAACCTTTCTCTGGGAGAATGTTGAAGCACTTCTCAAAGAACGAATCACCTCTTCAAACGGTAACGAAATATCAAACAATCGAATCTCAAATCGAAAGATTTAGAAGATATAACTTTACGAATGTAAATGCAGGAGATATGTTCCAATTGTGGAATTCACTATCATCTAATGTACATTCTAAAATCGAAAACATAGAGCCATTTGATGAGTTGGAAGAGTTCCATTTATTCTGCCACCATTACATGATTTGCCACGCTACAAACAATGAACAATTTAAATTCAATGAGAGCATTAAATTTAGAGAACCTGAAGTACTACCCAGTTTACCTATCAGCGGACTAAGGATAGATAGTATTGACAAAATAGGATTTTCTAAAAGGTTTGGTTCATCAGTGATATCTAAAGATAGTATAATATACACTGGAGGTGCATCTCCGTATAGATCTGACGAAGCAGATGTCATAAACCTTGAAGAATGTACCATAGAGactctttcaaatatgaaattaCCCGATGCTAGGGTATGCCATAGTTACGATTCTCTGATGGACGGCAAGTTAGACATATTAATCGGAGGTAGAAAAGCTCCACATCAGCCCTTTAATGACGTTTTCATATTTGAGAAGCAAACAGCTAGTTGGGAAAAAGTAGCAACATTAGATTATCCAATATATCGACATGCAACGAGCTCTTTAAGCAATGATAAGCTACTTCTTTTTGGCGGTAACTTTTGTTTAAAAGAACCATTCTTAACCATTACAGTGAAAAGCGAAACGCAAATTGTGGTCAGAAGTATCAACTGTCCTGATTCTATTAAATCAAGTATTGGCGCAGCCATGTGCTATAATGAAGCATCAAACGATGTGATAATATTAGGTGGATCTTCGAATGGAACTGAAGTTTCAGATAAGTTGATCATCATGTCCTATGATGACAAATCTGAGACATTAACAGtcaaaaaagaagttaCAAATGATTTGTTTAAAAGATACGGTAGTAAGATAATTCATTTAACCGATGATGAATATTTGGTGGTTGGGGGTACTTCACCTGACCGCTTATTTGACGCTAGCAACAGCATAATTACATACAATTCAAGGTCAGACGAAATAAAGTCTGTTAGAATACCCGATCACATATGGCAAGGTGATGAATTAATGCTAGTTGGGTTTGAGCTCCAGAAGTTAAATggtaaaataataatttttggGGGTGGTGCAACCTGTTACGGGTTTGGCTCTGTAAATAATAGCATATACAGTATAGAAAAATAG
- the RRP40 gene encoding exosome non-catalytic core subunit RRP40 (CAGL0B01463g~Ortholog(s) have RNA binding, manganese ion binding activity): MVVMPGDELALDQGKPVVLGPGVYCDPQTQTVVPVNAGVPVVKESAKRQTVYVEYNSKRYIPSVGDLVIGVITSTFSDSYRVSLSSFSNSVSLSYMAFPNASKKNRPTLKVGDLVYARVSSAEKELEAEIECLDSTTGESAGFGLLEGGMVIDVTLAFARRLLFNDNFPLLLLLSKRTQFEVAIGVNGKVWIKCDEVKYTMACFRSIMKCQDQPVSQYKDIIKQEFDSLPKEED, from the coding sequence ATGGTGGTAATGCCCGGCGATGAGTTGGCGCTGGACCAGGGAAAGCCCGTGGTCCTGGGCCCTGGTGTGTACTGTGATCCGCAGACGCAGACGGTTGTTCCTGTGAATGCAGGTGTGCCGGTGGTGAAGGAGAGTGCCAAGAGGCAGACTGTGTATGTTGAGTACAACTCGAAGAGGTATATTCCCTCTGTGGGTGACCTAGTGATAGGTGTGATAACGTCTACGTTCTCAGACAGCTACCGGGTGTCGTTGTCGAGTTTCTCTAACTCGGTGTCGTTGTCATACATGGCGTTCCCCAATGCGTCCAAGAAGAATAGGCCCACTTTGAAAGTCGGTGATCTTGTCTACGCTAGGGTGTCGTCTGCAGAGAAGGAACTTGAGGCCGAGATAGAGTGCCTGGACTCCACGACGGGTGAAAGCGCGGGGTTCGGGCTGCTGGAAGGCGGCATGGTGATAGATGTAACGCTGGCATTCGCACGCCGTTTGCTGTTCAACGACAACTTCCCTTTACTCTTGCTGCTCTCGAAGAGAACACAATTTGAAGTCGCCATCGGTGTGAACGGTAAAGTATGGATTAAATGTGACGAAGTCAAATACACAATGGCGTGCTTCAGATCTATAATGAAGTGCCAGGACCAACCGGTATCACAGTACAAGGATATAATAAAACAAGAGTTCGATTCTTTGCCAAAGGAAGAAGACTAG
- the RPD3 gene encoding histone deacetylase RPD3 (CAGL0B01441g~Ortholog(s) have histone deacetylase activity), translated as MVYESKPFDPITVKPNDKKRVAYFYDADVGNYAYGAGHPMKPHRIRMTHSLIMNYGLYKKMEIYRAKPATKQEMCQFHTDEYIDFLSRVTPDNLEMFKKESVKFNVGDDCPVFDGLYEYCSISGGGSMEGAARLNRGKCDVAINYAGGLHHAKKSEASGFCYLNDIVLGIIELLRYHPRVLYIDIDVHHGDGVEEAFYTTDRVMTCSFHKYGEFFPGTGELRDIGVGKGKYYAVNVPLRDGIDDATYRSVFEPVIGKIMEWYQPSAVVLQCGGDSLSGDRLGCFNLSMEGHANCVNYVKSFGIPMMVVGGGGYTMRNVARTWCFETGLLNNVVLDQELPYNEYYEYYGPDYKLDVRPSNMYNVNTPEYLDKILLGIFQNLENTKYAPSVQLNNVPNDPEDKGDEEEDTNEAKDTKGGSQYARDNMVQNDTEFY; from the coding sequence ATGGTGTATGAGTCGAAGCCGTTTGATCCGATCACGGTGAAGCCCAATGACAAGAAGCGTGTGGCCTACTTCTATGATGCGGATGTTGGAAACTATGCCTATGGTGCGGGACACCCTATGAAGCCGCATAGGATAAGGATGACGCACTCGCTGATTATGAACTATGGGCTGTACAAGAAGATGGAGATATACCGGGCCAAGCCGGCCACGAAGCAGGAGATGTGTCAGTTCCACACGGACGAGTACATCGACTTCTTGTCCCGTGTTACACCGGACAACTTGGAGAtgttcaagaaagagagTGTCAAGTTCAATGTCGGTGACGATTGTCCCGTGTTTGACGGTCTGTATGAGTATTGTAGCATATCGGGTGGTGGGTCTATGGAAGGCGCTGCCCGGTTGAACAGAGGCAAGTGTGACGTTGCCATCAACTATGCGGGTGGTCTGCACCACGCCAAGAAGTCGGAGGCGTCTGGTTTCTGTTATTTAAATGACATCGTGCTTGGAATAATCGAGTTGCTGAGGTACCACCCTAGAGTGCTCTACATCGACATCGATGTGCACCACGGTGACGGTGTGGAAGAGGCCTTTTACACAACAGACAGAGTCATGACTTGTTCGTTCCACAAATACGGTGAGTTCTTCCCCGGTACTGGTGAACTGAGGGACATCGGTGTAGGAAAGGGTAAATACTACGCGGTGAATGTGCCACTGAGGGACGGTATCGATGACGCTACCTACAGATCAGTGTTTGAACCCGTGATTGGCAAGATCATGGAGTGGTATCAGCCATCTGCCGTGGTGTTGCAATGTGGTGGTGATTCGCTTTCCGGAGATCGTCTGGGTTGTTTCAATTTATCTATGGAGGGACACGCCAACTGTGTGAACTACGTGAAATCATTTGGTATCCCCATGATGGTCGTTGGTGGCGGTGGTTACACAATGAGAAACGTTGCTAGGACGTGGTGTTTCGAAACAGGGCTACTGAATAACGTGGTGCTAGACCAAGAACTACCGTACAATGAGTACTACGAGTACTACGGCCCCGATTACAAGCTGGACGTCAGACCATCCAACATGTACAACGTAAATACACCAGAGTACCTGGACAAGATACTGCTGGGCATATTCCAGAACCTGGAGAACACCAAGTACGCGCCTAGTGTGCAACTGAACAATGTGCCCAACGACCCAGAGGACAAAGGTGACGAAGAAGAGGACACGAACGAGGCGAAGGACACCAAAGGTGGCTCCCAATACGCCAGAGACAACATGGTGCAGAACGACACAGAGTTTTACTAG
- the RIB4 gene encoding lumazine synthase RIB4 (CAGL0B01419g~Ortholog(s) have 6,7-dimethyl-8-ribityllumazine synthase activity, riboflavin binding activity, role in riboflavin biosynthetic process and mitochondrial intermembrane space, nucleus localization) produces the protein MAVKGLGQLDQNYDGSKLRVGIIHARWNRVIIDALVKGAIDRMLSLGVKEENIIVETVPGSFELPYGSKRFAEKQAKKGEPLDVVIPIGVLIKGSTMHFEYISDSTTQAIMNLQDKINIPVIFGLLTCLTEEQALARAGIDEGKTMHNHGEDWGAAAVEMATKFGANA, from the coding sequence ATGGCAGTTAAGGGATTGGGTCAATTGGATCAGAACTACGACGGTTCTAAGCTTAGAGTTGGTATTATCCATGCTCGTTGGAACCGTGTTATCATTGATGCTTTGGTCAAGGGTGCCATTGACAGAATGCTGTCGCTAGGTGTCAAGGAGGAGAACATTATAGTGGAAACTGTTCCGGGCTCTTTTGAGTTGCCATACGGTTCCAAGAGATTTGCTGAAAAGCAGGCTAAGAAGGGTGAGCCATTGGATGTTGTTATTCCAATTGGTGTCTTGATCAAGGGTAGCACCATGCACTTTGAGTACATCTCTGACTCTACTACACAAGCTATCATGAACCTGCAGGACAAGATAAATATTCCAGTGATCTTTGGTCTTTTGACTTGTCTGACAGAGGAGCAAGCCCTAGCCAGAGCCGGTATCGATGAGGGTAAGACCATGCACAACCACGGTGAAGACTGGGGTGCTGCTGCTGTCGAGATGGCCACCAAGTTCGGTGCCAATGCTTGA
- the CTR9 gene encoding Ctr9p (CAGL0B01375g~Ortholog(s) have RNA polymerase II C-terminal domain phosphoserine binding, transcription factor activity, RNA polymerase II transcription factor binding, triplex DNA binding activity) — protein MSSVANEMYPKMEWSSSLDIPLKASEELVSIDLETDLPDDAADLKTLLVEESSDKEHWLTIAIAYCNQGRTSQGIRLIELALDVFEGAGKASLHTFLTWAHLKLAKESTTSAETREHELTQAEVHLRDAIGYDPTWVGNMLATVDLYYERGNYDKALETCDLFVKSIYAEDKRTGRISKPNAMFILLRAKLMYQKKNYVASLKLFQELLVINPVLKPDPRIGIGMCFWQLKDYKLAIQAWERALQLDPNNKQASILVLLGKFHNSLTEAENDEDFKEKYAAALADLNTVYTNSKESPVLLVLLQTFFFFKGDYEKVITIHDQKISKLSFLAPESVYSESLFWCGRASYAMGDYRKAFTMFQESLKRDENNLLARLGLGQTQIKNSLVEESILTFESLYKANENVQELNYILGMLYTAKCIADPAKNNDSTGNKQKNLTGAELVKMIGKALHFLDRYIKLTAAKKNQMTVPRVHLVMSQLYELQSQYHLALESLEKAIENIKFFDGENGVPLEVLNNLSCLYFITGDYEKAQKYLALADGRLSQSSNDGAEKLVLNYNDARILEASDANTALTRYGSILGKHPGHVAAKVRELYLTLEKTGVDNSDEYKRLSEEVENLVESEKDNLEVRAFYSWFLKRSELTGRAVAENNAKESAFNRDTLVKYDSHDKYALISLANLYVTLARDARHSKSSKDQEKSKQSFLKATQLYQKVLQLDPLNVFAAQGIAIMFAESKRMGPALEILRKVRDSLENEDVHVNIAHCLLDMREYVKAIEAYEFVLKKFCTDNSSMNKSRVLNLLARAWYSRGMRERSVQFFQNALEKASAALETESTSNFKNLRFLGVLKYNVALLHFQIAETLRRTGPMLRTSAGMKDALVGLSEALVLLKELLESDNFKTVSKEELEQRIQLGETTMKSALERAVIEQEAFEEDQNKKIEEARIQQAKAGEEEEAKRKKAEEEARAAEEKKNEEFRKLQEEARKLMEERESYMVDEKDVNDLSEEDGDFGGDEPGASPQKKDKKKKAGTKKRKRSESKPGKKASAAGELGSEDEDEAQVTSGRKRKKPALSEEFIADSDEELSSAKMSEDEEAKMSDEEEAKMSAGDDEDDGLF, from the coding sequence ATGAGCTCGGTAGCGAACGAGATGTATCCCAAGATGGAGTGGAGCAGCTCGCTGGATATCCCGCTGAAGGCCTCGGAGGAGCTGGTCAGCATCGACCTGGAGACAGACCTGCCGGATGACGCCGCGGACTTGAAGACGCTGCTGGTGGAGGAGAGCTCCGACAAGGAGCACTGGCTCACGATCGCCATCGCGTATTGCAACCAGGGCAGGACTAGCCAGGGGATCAGGCTGATCGAGCTGGCGCTGGACGTGTTCGAGGGCGCAGGCAAGGCCTCGCTGCACACTTTCCTGACGTGGGCGCACTTGAAGCTCGCAAAGGAGTCCACCACTAGCGCAGAGACCAGGGAGCACGAATTGACGCAGGCAGAAGTGCACTTGCGCGACGCCATCGGTTACGACCCCACCTGGGTCGGGAACATGCTCGCAACCGTCGACCTGTACTACGAGCGTGGGAACTACGACAAGGCTTTGGAGACTTGCGACCTGTTTGTGAAGTCAATCTACGCAGAAGATAAACGTACCGGGCGGATAAGTAAACCCAACGCAATGTTCATCCTGCTGAGAGCAAAGCTGATGtaccagaagaagaactacGTGGCAAGTCTGAAGCTTTTCCAAGAACTGCTGGTTATCAACCCGGTATTGAAACCAGACCCTAGAATTGGTATTGGTATGTGTTTTTGGCAACTGAAGGATTATAAGCTAGCCATCCAAGCATGGGAAAGGGCACTGCAACTTGACCCAAACAATAAACAGGCATCGATACTGGTTCTGTTGGGTAAATTCCATAACTCATTAACAGAGGCtgaaaatgatgaagatttCAAGGAGAAATACGCGGCCGCATTGGCAGACCTTAACACTGTATATACAAACTCAAAGGAAAGTCCAGTGCTGTTAGTGCTGCTTCAAacattcttcttctttaaagGTGACTACGAGAAGGTTATCACTATACATGACCAGAAGATTTCCAAACTATCATTTCTAGCTCCTGAATCAGTGTACTCCGAATCATTGTTCTGGTGTGGCAGAGCAAGCTACGCCATGGGTGACTATAGGAAAGCGTTTACCATGTTCCAGGAGAGTTTAAAGCGTGACGAAAATAACCTGCTTGCTAGACTTGGCCTGGGTCAAACTCAAATTAAGAACAGCCTGGTGGAAGAGAGTATACTAACCTTTGAGAGTTTATACAAGGCGAACGAGAATGTGCAGGAACTGAACTACATTCTTGGTATGCTGTACACTGCAAAATGTATTGCTGACCCGGCTAAAAATAACGACAGCACAGGAAATAAGCAAAAGAACCTTACTGGTGCAGAACTGGTTAAGATGATTGGTAAAGCTCTTCATTTCTTAGACAGATATATTAAATTAACTGCCGCTAAGAAAAATCAGATGACTGTGCCGCGCGTACACCTTGTAATGTCACAACTTTATGAACTGCAAAGTCAATATCACTTGGCCTTGGAAAGCTTAGAGAAGGCTATCGAGAATATAAAGTTCTTTGATGGAGAAAACGGTGTACCTCTAGAAGTACTAAACAATCTATCctgtttatattttattacaGGTGATTACGAAAAAGCACAAAAATACCTTGCATTGGCTGACGGTCGTCTCTCTCAGAGTTCCAATGATGGCGCAGAAAAGCTTGTTTTGAACTATAACGATGCTCGTATTTTGGAAGCTAGTGATGCAAACACTGCTCTTACACGCTATGGATCTATTCTGGGGAAACATCCAGGTCATGTTGCAGCCAAAGTTAGAGAATTATATCTGACACTAGAGAAGACTGGTGTAGATAACTCTGATGAATATAAGAGATTAAGcgaagaagttgaaaacTTGGTTGAATCTGAAAAGGATAATCTTGAAGTTCGTGCCTTCTATAGTTGGTTTTTGAAGCGTTCAGAATTGACGGGCCGTGCAGTTGCAGAAAATAACGCCAAGGAAAGTGCTTTCAATAGAGACACATTGGTCAAGTATGACTCACACGATAAATACGCTCTTATTTCTTTGGCTAACTTGTATGTTACTCTAGCCCGGGATGCACGTCACAGTAAATCTTCCAAGGATCAAGAGAAAAGTAAGCAATCTTTCTTGAAAGCAACCCAACTATACCAGAAGGTACTACAACTAGATCCACTGAACGTTTTTGCTGCTCAAGGTATTGCTATAATGTTTGCTGAAAGTAAGAGGATGGGACCTGCTCTTGAAATTCTTCGGAAAGTAAGAGATTCATTGGAAAACGAGGATGTTCATGTGAATATAGCTCATTGTCTATTAGATATGCGTGAGTATGTCAAGGCCATTGAAGCATATGAGTTTgtattgaagaaattctGTACTGATAATTCTAGTATGAATAAGTCAAGAGTATTAAACCTGCTTGCTCGTGCATGGTACTCTAGAGGTATGAGAGAGCGTTCTGTccaattctttcaaaacGCTCTAGAAAAGGCATCAGCAGCTCTCGAGACAGAATCGACCTCTAACTTCAAGAATCTGAGATTCCTAGGTGTTCTTAAATATAACGTTGCACTTTTACACTTCCAGATTGCTGAAACTCTAAGAAGAACTGGTCCAATGCTTCGTACTTCTGCAGGTATGAAAGATGCATTAGTTGGTCTAAGTGAAGCCCTTGTTCTTCTTAAGGAGTTGTTGGAGAGCGATAACTTCAAGACTGTCTCTAAAGAAGAACTGGAACAACGTATTCAATTGGGTGAGACGACGATGAAGAGTGCGCTAGAACGTGCTGTTATTGAACAGGAAGCGTTTGAAGAAGAccaaaacaagaaaattgAGGAAGCTAGAATACAACAAGCCAAagctggagaagaagaagaggcCAAACGCAAAAAGGCCGAGGAAGAAGCAAGAGCAGCcgaggagaagaagaatgagGAGTTCCGTAAATTGCAAGAGGAGGCTCGTAAACTAATGGAGGAGCGTGAATCTTACATGGTAGATGAAAAGGACGTAAATGATCTATCCGAAGAAGATGGTGATTTTGGCGGAGATGAGCCTGGTGCTTCGCCACAAAAGaaggacaagaagaagaaggccggtacaaagaagagaaaacGCTCTGAATCAAAGCCTGGTAAAAAGGCTAGTGCTGCTGGTGAACTGGGATCCGAAGATGAGGACGAGGCTCAAGTAACTAGCGGAAGAAAGCGTAAGAAGCCAGCTCTATCAGAGGAATTCATTGCGGATAGTGATGAGGAATTGAGCAGCGCAAAGATGagtgaagatgaagaagcaAAGATgagtgatgaagaagaagctaaGATGAGTGCAGGAGATGATGAGGACGATGGTCTCTTCtag